CATTtcattgaagaagaagaggacaaGGCATTAAGGAAAATTGAAGACATCTCTGCACGGTAGTTGAGAGGAAGAAAGGGAATGCAAAAATTTAGCTGTTGGAGAGAATGCAACGTTTTGTCCTTTTGCTTCGTGGGTCAGAGAGTGTTGTGAACAGTACAGATTAGATTCAACGCGTTTTGTGTTTATGCTCACCAAAAAAGTGGAGTACCTACACGCACAAACGTTTTAATGAAATGGTGCGTATTGGAGTTTCATTTTGCGTTTCAGCATGGAGGTTTTGCGCGTTACTTGCTACCACTATAGCTGGGTCCCACGCCTATCAAAAACGCAAACGTGAAACGCTCACAGTAAACACCCAATCCAAACGTAACCTTAGGTTCTCAATAATTCTTAGGTTCTAGATGgttcttttgcttttcttcttcttttttctcgcAAACCAAACGAGAGGGGattgatttgatatatattattttggtaGTGGAATTGAAGatctatttatttgtttgtatgATTGGTTTGTATATTGTTTGCTATGGTTGCTGagagaattaagaaaaaagGTATGTGAATGGTAATTTGGATGATTAGATTGTATGTGGATTGCTGCTTaggttttttagtttatatgaATTTTGTAGTTGCAGAGAAAAACCCaagaaaagaatagaaattgaattttaattttgtcagGTCACgatttttaagttttctataGTTCCAATGTTTAGCTTAATGAAGAAGTTGGTTTAGGATGAAAAACAGTTGTTAAAAACCCaggaaaagaatagaaaattgaattttaattttgtcagGTCACGATTTTTGAGTTTTCTAAAGTTCTACTGTTTAGCTTAATGAAGAAGTCGGTTTAGGATGAAAAACAGTTGTTAGAGTGTTAACTTAGGTACTCAATAATTCTTAGGTTCTAGATGgttcttttgcttttcttcttcttttttctcacaAACCAAACGAGAGGAGattgatttgatatatattattttggtaGTGGaatttgaagatctatttatttgtttgtatgATTGGTTTGTATATTGTTTGCTATGGTTACTGagagaattaagaaaaaatGTATGTAAATGGTAATTTGGATGATTAGATTGTATGTGGATTGCTGCTTaggttttttagtttatttgaattttgtgGTTGCAGAGAAAACCcaagaaaataatagaaaattgaatttttattttgtcagaTCACGATTTTTGAGTTTTCTACAGTTCCATTGTTTAGCTTCGTGAAGAAGTTGGTTTAGGATGAAAAACAGTTGTTAGAAACCCaggaaaagaatagaaaattaaattttaattttgtcagGTCATGATTTTTGAGTTTTCTGAAGTTCCATTGTTTAGCTTAGTGGAGAAGTTGGTTTAGGATGAAAAACAGTTGTTAGAGTGTTAACATAGGTACTCAAAAATTCTTAGGTTCTAGATGgttcttttgcttttcttcttttttctagcAGACCAAACAAGAGGGgattgatttgaaatatattattttggtaGTGGaatttgaagatctatttatttgtttgtatgATTGGTTTGTATATTGTATGCTATGGTTACTGagagaattaagaaaaaagGTATGTAAATGTTAATTTGGATGATTAGATTGTATGTGGATTGCTACTTaggttttttagtttatttgaattttgtgGTTGCAGAGAAAAACCCaggaaaagaatagaaaattgaattttaattttgtcaggtcaaaatttttgagttttctaAAGTTCCACTGTTTAGTTTAGTGAAGAAGTTAGTTTAGGATGAAAAACAGTTATTAGAAACCCaggaaaattgaattttaattttgtcagGTCACAATTTTTGAGTTTTCTGAAGTTCCACTGTTTAGCTTAGCGAAGAAATTGGTTTAGGATGAAAAATAGTTGTAAGAGTGTTAACTTAGGTACTAAAAAATTCTTAGGTTCTAGAtggttcttttgcttttttttttttctttcctcgcAAAACCAAACGAGAGGGGattgatttgatatatattattttggtaGTGGaacttgaagatctatttattTGTCTGTATGATTGGttttgtagggataagggcccaaaattgtatattgggttttgggctttggccGAGGGTGTTGATTAGTCCGAGgacaaataaataatagtaaGGCTGTTAAGTTCAGAGTCCCATAAGTAACATGCAAGTGAAAAGGTTGGGGAAGGTGGTCCGAGAAGGATTATCTCATCGGATAAACGATGCACAGATCAAACGTATATTCTACCACTTAGAGTGACCTTCCAGGAGATTTCACTGAGAATGACGTGCGTTATGAACATATTAGAAGAAGGGGAgctaggaaatatctaaggaaaagttgCTGCCACCGCGTTGAATGCCTTGCAGCTAACTTtttggccgcatttatgtgaagaagactCCTGAATAGTGCTGCCTTAGTTACCACAACTCATAGAATGCCAaaaagggtgtctgatgggacaagcactcaagtagtggctcaaatgatcaacaagtgtagaatCAAGATCGTCgaaagggaactatataatgtaagagataCTCCATGGATAGGGGATCCAAAAATAACAAGAGAAACACTATAGTAATTAAGAACCAACTCTGTAACCAAACTTATAAGGAAtttataagaactgatctcctcgaactgtgccgaggacgattttctcTAATTTAATTCAATCTGTGTCTTTGTTTTTGTCTACTGAGCTCACTTTATTCGTGATCCAACTCATTTTAACCCAGTttttcaacccactctctacaaattcattgttttggacttTTTGGACTTTGGTCCATCCATTGTTTGGGCTCGAGACTTAAATCTGGTCCTTataattggcgccgtctatgggaattTCTAGTGTTATAGTGAGTTTAATGTTTAGATATGGTAGGTTTAGGTCTACACCAGACAGAATCTATGGGGTCTCAACGTGTAAACCATTTTGTCAATCTTGAGTGAAGAAGGGACTGGAAAGGGAGTGTGCATACTACATAAACCAATAGGAGCCAGTCTCGGGGGAAGAGCCATCTCTCTTATGAGGAAGATACCAGAGCCTTGCAACTAGAGATTAACCATCTAAAGAGAAAGCTGCGCCACAAACGACAAAAGCGAACTCCTTCCAGTTTTAACTCTTCTTCTGACAATGAGAGGGATGGTAGCTATAGGCGCAGATCGAGAACCCCTCCCAGTGAGTCTTTCTCATACGTCGAAGATCACCACCCTAAGCACAGAAACAGGAGTTCATTCTCTAAAAACATGGGGAATGATGCGATGAGTAAGGCGCTCAACCAGATCTCTAGGTCACCCTTCACACACAAAATAAAGGAAGGGGTGCTTCTTCGGCGGTTCACCCAGCCCACAttcaccatgtacaatggtCAAACTGACCCTGTGGAAAATGTGAGCCACTTCAATCAGAGGATGGCTGTGTACTCCAAAAATGAGGCCTTAATGTGTAAGATGTTCCTTTTCAGTCTGAGGTctgtggcgatgaggtggttcaatggcctAGCTGTAGGTTCCGTTAATTCCTTTAGAGAGCTCACCCAAGCATTTGGGTCTTATTTCATCACCTGCAGTAGGTTCCTTCAGCCTCTAGATTCCCTATTGTCCATGTCCATGCAAGAAGGGGAGACCCTGAAAGTGTACTCAGACAGATACTAGGAAATGTTCAATAAGATAGACGGTGACTTTGATGATGTGGCCATCAAAACCTTCAAGGTCGGCCTGCCTACAGAGCATGGGTTGAGGAAGTCCTTGATTGAGAAGCCTACCACCAATGTACGCAAGCTTATGGAGCAGATTGATAAGTATAAGAGGGTCGAGGAGGACCAACAGTAAGGTAAGGGGAAAGGTAAGGTTATCCCTTAAGAGAGGGGGGGATTTCAGGTGGGACCGATACAACCATAACAGACCCCAGAAGGATTTTGCTAGGCAGTCTGGGTCCACGGCTCCCAGGTGGTTAACATGGTGTTTCGAGAACTAGTGCATAAAATCTTGGAGAAGGTCAAGAACTAGCCAtacttcaaatggccgaacaaaatgggAGGAGACCTCTCGAGGTGCAACCAGAGCCTCCACTGCCAATATCACCAGGAGCGGGGACATACCACCGAGAACTGCAGAACtctgtggaatcatctggaGTAGCTTGTCAAAGAATGAAGATTACAACAGTTTCTGTACCGGCCCAATGGGCAGGGGGACCAATCAAGGTCAGGGGCTTAAGTGAACACTTCTTTAAGGCCCTCGTTAGGCACAATCAACGTCATCTTCACTGCTCCCGGGAGAACTGGGTCATAGCTCTCTAGGGTGATGTCTGTAACTTAGCTACCTGTCGAGGAATCTAACAAAATACCGAAGAGGGCAAGAATGGAGGCCCGACCATCGATAAGATTTTCGAATGAGGACAAGGTGAGAACCATACAGCCACACAATGATGCTCTAGTGATCACCCTCAGGATAGGAGGGTACGATGTGAAGAAAGTGATGGTGGACCAAGTCAGTGGGGCAGAGATCATGTACCCTGACTTGTACAAAAGGCTGAACCTAAGGTCCGAGGATTTAGCAGCCTATGATTCGCCCTTGGTAAGCTTTGATAGAAAGGTTATCATTCCAAAGGGTCAAATTAGACTACCCATGCAGGCAGGGTCAAaagtggtggaggtgaatttttATTGTGATGAATGCCTATTCCCCCTACATGGCCATCGTGGGAAAACCTTGGCTTCTCGCCTTGGGGGCTGTTTCCTCCACtctgcatcagaaggtgaaatactTGTCTGGGTACCAGATCGGAGAGCTCGTTGGGAATCAATtcatggctaggcaatgcctAGTGGTCGCCATTTTGCATCAACTTGGGGCCGAGTCCTCAGCCTCTGCTGAGGGGGGCTCATAGTAATCAAAGACCTCGATCCTGTCTATTGATGGGCTAACCGAGGAAGCGAAATGTGAAGATTTAGAAAAGATTGTTGTAGGGGATGATCCTAATAAGTTTTTTCAGATTGGGGCCCAGTTGCCTCCTTAGGAGAAGGCAGAGTTGTTAGTGTTTCTTAGGGGGAACATAGACGTGTTTGCATGGAGTGCTTACGAAGCTCCTAGGGTGGATCCGAGCTTCATATGTCACCACTTGAATGTCAACCCCTCTGTCATCCCCAAAAAGCAACCGCCTCGGCGTTTATCTAAGGACCACTCTGATACTGTAAGAGATGAGGTGGTGAAGCTTAAGTAGGCTAGGGCTATCAAGGAGGTGTTCTACTCTGAGTGGCTAGCCAACATAAtggtagtgaagaaaaaaagcagaaaatggtgaatgtgcgtggatttcacagaTCTAAATAAGGCTTGTCCAAAGGACCCTTTCCCTATGTCTCGGATAGACCAACTGGTGGATGCAACTGTAgaccatcctcggatgagtttcttggatgccttccaaggctacCACCAAATACCGCTAGCCTTGGACGATCGGGAAAAGACAGCTTTCGTCACTCCTATCGGGAATTaccattacaaagtgatgccttttggtttaaaaaatgcaggagctacctaccaaaggatgatgaccaggatgtctGAGTCACAATTAGGAAAGAACATTAAAGTCTACATAAACGACATGGTGGCAAGAGTAAGCTGGAGTCCGAGCACTTTAATGACCTCAGAAGTATCTTTGAAATCTTATGGAGGCACAAGCTGCGACTTAATGCTttcaagtgttcatttggtGTCGGATCAGGGAAGTTCTTAGGCTACATGGTCACACACCACGAAATTGAAGTCAACCCTGACCAGATTAAAGCAATAAAACAACCTGTAACCACCACGGAATCCTAAAGAGGTTTAGAAGCTAACAGGGATGATCGCTGCTTTAAACCGATTCATCTCTCGGTCAGCAAACATGTGCCGACCTTTCTTCCAGTcattaaacaagtggaagggatttgaatggaccgaggagtgcgcCTGACCTTTCGACAATTAAAGGAATACCTTTCTCGGTCGCCCATTATGTCAAGGCCCGAGGTGGATGAAGTTTTGTTTGCCTATGTTGTTGTGGCCTCTCATGCGGTGAGCTTAGTGCTAATACGGGTTGATAATGGGGTATAGAGGCTGGTTTATTATGTAAGcaagtcactacatgaggccaAGGTCCACTACCTATCACTGGAGAAAGCCATTTTGGTAGTGGTGCATGGCCGGGATGACCATGGTTCAGAAGATGGGTGGAAAAGCTGTGCAAATGTTCTCAAATTCAAGACTGGTTGTAGGCCAAGTTCAAGGAGAGTTAAAAGCAAAAGATCTCAGAAAGTAGGAGTATTTGAGCCAGGTTAGACATTTACAGtcaaaatttgaatcttttaacTTGTCACAAATCCCTAGAAGTAGGAATACATATTCTGACTCTCTTGCCATGTTGGCAACCTCCTTAGCACAAAGTTTGCCTCGGGTGATTCTTATGGAAGACTTGTATAAGCCTACTGAGGTAGGGAGCAATGTCGTTCACATTCAGCAAGTTAGGGTAggacctagctggatggatTCCATAGTACTGTTCCTTAAGGAGAATGTCCTACTCAAGGAGAAGACCGAGGCTGAAAAAGTACGAAAGaaggctcctcggttttggttgtcTAAGGACCAAAAGCTGTACAAGAAATCATTTTCTAACCCATACCTGCTATGCATACACCCTGAAGCAGTTGAGTTACTCCTAGAAAAATTACACGAAGGGATTTATAGGACCCATACAAGGGGTAGGTCTTTGTCTTACAGGGCCCTCACACAAGGCTATTGGTGACTAAATATGTAGAAAGAAGCACAAGAATATATGAAGAAATGTGACCAGTACCAAAGATTTGCACCAAACATTCATCAACCaagaggagttcttaacccactgtccagcccttggccttttacCCAGTGGGGATTGGACATTGTAGGCCCTTTCCCTAAAGCAGCAAGGAATAAGAGATACTTGTTAATCGGCACAGATTACTTTACCAAATGAGTTGAAACTGAACATTTGGCAAATATCAAGAATGCAGATGCTAAGAAATTCATTTAGAAGAATATTGTCACTCGGTTTGAAATCCCTTATACACTCATCTCAGACAACGGATTGTAATTTGATAGCAAGGCTTTCAGGAGGTATTGCTGTGACCTGGGCATAACAAATAGATATTCCACCCTGGCATATCCACAGAGGAATAGGCAGGCCAAAGCTGTCAACAAGGCCATAGTTAATGGGCTTAAAAAGAGGCTGGACGACACAAagagaaaatgggtggaagaactaccaCACGTCCTTTGGACGTACCGAACTACGCCTCGTAGATCCATAggggagacccccttttcaatgacctatggaATCGAGGTTGTTATTCCTCTAGAAATTGGATTCCCCACACTGAGAACAAGTTCTTTCACGCCAAGCAGTAATGATGGGCTATTGGAGAAGAGCTTGGACTtaattgaagaacgaagggaaaATACCATGGTCCAACTAGCCTActatcaacacaagctcaagcaagggtatgatgccaacGTAAAACTAAGGCCACTAATAGTTGGAGACTTGGTCTTAAGAAAGGTCTTGGGAACTACAAAGAACCCAGCATGGGGAAAATTGGGACCCAACTAGGAAGGGTCATATCATATCACATCAGTGATTGGAATAGGTGCATATTATCTTGTGGACCTAGAGGAAAAGGCTGTACCACACCCCTGGAATGTAAATTACCTCAAaagatattgttattaataaaagtctTCTTTGTCACATTCTCGCATATTACATTACCTGTCGAGCTTCATGTGATTATTTTCCTAAGTGTTAGACATAACCTTAGCTACGTCAGGTTCCTTGGACCAcctactttgggtaaattaacacttccaattattttcctaagtgttaaacagaatatTAGCTACgtctggttcctcggaccatctgctttgggtaaattaatacttccacttattttcctaagtgttaaacagaatcttagctACGTCTAGTTCCTCGGACCAtctgctttgggtaaattaacacttccaattattttcctaaatgttaaacagaaccctaGCTACGTCTAGTTCCTCGAACCACCAactttggataaattaatacttagtgacatcttttcattttttcccaaGTGTCAAAGCATATCCTAGGTTACACTCAACTCCTCGGATCACTGGCCTTAGGTAATTTAATGTTCTTTGATACTTATCTAAGGGTTGAACAAAGTGAAAGTTGTCTGCCTCTAATATAAGTAAATGATAATGCTCTCTATTGCTAGTACttgttcaaattatttaaaataccAATGATGTATTGCTATTAGCTTTTGTTAAATATATAGCAACAGTTCACTGCTGTTTGCAACATTGTGAAAGCTAAGAACACGTAAAGTAAAGATACatagtataaaaagaaaagtctttTCATTGATCAAAAGGATAATCTATTACAAATAGTGGTCAAacaccacaacaacaaaaaatatatacatgcAGGAAGaccacaacaaaataaaattttctatagcTAGGCCTATACTTGTGGAGGGCCCTTCTTGGGATCGGTTGTCTTGGATTGGGAATCCCCAGCCTTGGACTTGAGCTCTGCATCCTTAGCCTAAGAGACCACATCCCTATTTGTGAGGGCATCCTCTGAGTGTTTGGCATTCGTCAGTGGCTGAGCCTCCTTACCCTTCCTAGCCCCTTTGGAGACTTCAACATCAGGAGTAACGACTTGGGTGGTGGGGAGCTGCTCAGGAGAAGGGAGCGTAGCTGGAATTTCTCTGATGTCCTCTGGGAAAAAGATATTCCCAGTGCTCCTCAGTTCAGAAGTGACAGGAACCCTAGCCTAATTGAGTGCTTCCACCTACGTCTCGGTGCAATAATCCATGCACACCCCAGCCACCTCTTTGGCTAGCCTCGTCTCCATGTCCAACACCCCACGTTCATAGGATGCTGTCTTCTTGGCCTTAACAGCTTCACTAGCCACCCGAGCTATCTCCTTAACTTTTTCCAACTCGGCCTTAAGATCCAGGATCGGCCGTCTCTAAGTGGCTAGTTCAATCTCGGTTATGTGGAGCTGCTTGCGCTagtcctcggcttgggcctccgCACTCTTCAAGAAAGCTTCAGCACTCATACACGCCCTCTTTGAGGCAGTCAGCTCATTGGCCAGCTCAGTATGCTCCTGCTTGAGAGCCCCCAAGGACTTCTCAGCCTCGGCGCGGGAGTGGGCCTCAGCCCTAACCTGGTTATGGGTGTCCTTGACCCACTCCTCAGccatgaaaattttttgggtaACCTGCATAAAAATAACAGAGAAAcccaatgtaaaaaaaaaaaaaaaaaaaaaaaaaggaatgaaaggGCGACTAAGTATTTAATTCTAAGATACATCAGATCACTTACCATTGCAAGGTCCCTTTTCAGGGACAAAAAGAAGTTGAGTTGCTTGAAGCGCCTGAGAGCATCCATATCTCTGGAGAGGAGAAGAGGTTGCTCTAGGGTTTAGCAATGTAACCAGAATGCCCCCCTGGAAGTTTCAAACTGAAGCGTCCTAGGGGATGGTAGTGCTATCCAGCTCCAGTCGAGGGGCCCAAGTGCGCTGTGTTCAGCACACCTCAGCCTTAAGGGAGTCCTCCCTGCTTTCTATAGAAAAGCCCCTTCTATTTCAGGCAGTCTTTTGCTGCTTCGGGTCCTTTGGGGGGACGATTTCCCCCTCCTCAATTTCCTTCCCCTTCCCCTTCCTATTCTTCTTTTGCAAGTTAGGATCTGGGTGCAGGCCGAGAGGAGAAGGAAGAGGGGGGAGGGGTGGAACGGGAGGAAGCTGAGTCTATGGGGCATCCTTGGATGATGCCCCCTTTCTTCCAGCCACAGGATCTCTAAGGCCTCTCATAGGGTTCAAGGTCATCTCCTCCTTTTCCTCAGAATTGGCGTCAACCTGAGCGACCAAGAGTCTGGGAAAGTGGGCCGCAGATAGTTTGTCCAACTCAGCTTTGGAATCTAAAAGCACCACAAGCCTCTCTggcacttttttttcttcttcaaaatgaAACCGGTCGATCTTGGCTTCAAGGGTTTGTGAAGAGGCAGTTTCCTCCCTCGGAGCGGCTACTTCCCGTGGGGAACATTGAATAGGAAGTTCAACCAGTGGAAGGTCCTCCCGAGCCAAGGAACCGGGGCGTAAGACATCTATCCGGTTAATTCTCGGATCACCTGCCCTTATTGCTTGGCCTACATCCTGGAATGCGTTTGACAAAGGCTCAAAGTCCAGTACTAAGTGGATGGCTTGCAGTTGTCTGTCTTCGCTCACAAAGATCTCGGACCGCAGCACCTTGTTAAAAGCTGCTACATTGACAAGACTGAGTCTGGGAGCAACATGTGCTTTATCTACAAAAACATCCGAGGAGTAAACCATGGTCAATTGATGAAATCCGTCGTTGAAGTAAAACAAAGTGTTAGAAAGAAAAGATGGTAAGGCTAAAGGAGCTAAATCCCATGCCGAGGGACCTAAACCTAGGGTACCCCACCTGGATCTCCCTCTAGAGTTAGGCAGTGAaaaccatcgtgccattccccagaggCGATCAGGTAAAGGATTTGGGAAGACACGATATTAGTCTAACAACGTCGGACCAAGACTTGAGGTAATATTAGGCGCCAGAGAGCTTGTGGCACTTATACATATGAACTACATCATGCCACGTGAGTCTCAAGCCCATCTGCTCGTTGAGAGCGTCTACATTACCAAAGATCCTAAATAGGTTAGGGGCGCACTAATAAGGGATCAACCTATGGTTGATCAAATAGTCCCAAGTCACCCTATCCATAGGAAGGGTCATTCCTTCTATGAAAGCGATCATTGGAATGACAACCTCtctttccttcctatctgttacTATTTGGTCAAGAGCATAATACCGTAGGGCTACTCCTCGTGGAATGTGATATCTAGCTCTAAAACCTTCCATACCAACATCAGAATCTACGAGGTGCTTGAACCTATTCATTTGGTTGAGCTAAAGGGAAAGGTATGAAGTCTCTAAGAAAAGATAACACAGAATAAAAGGCCGAGGAGATTGGTCGAGGAGAAAAAAGCTTAATGATGTAGAAATTTACAAGAATAATTACAGTAGTTGCTTCTGGTACTTCTTAAAGGTTTAAGATTTTCGGGAAAAAAGACTTGGAGACCTTAGAAATTTGGGAAGCTTTGAGGGTTTGAGAGTTATGGATTTCTGGAGAGCTTGAAGACTTGTGAAATCGGGAGAAATGATTTCCCCGAATGCTTTATATAGAGGGGGGAGTTGAGTGGGAGTTATCCTGCCCAAAAATTCAAGGAGAATTATCCACCATAGGATTTGCGTCTCACTGTTGGATGCGGGGAACAAAGCGCCACTTGGAGCAATTAATGACGCATCGCAGGCTCCAAAATGCCAGTAGCAATTATGGGGCGCGCAAAACGGTAATCCCACATGTGTGAATCGGAGAAATGAATggttttaattcttaaaaatcaaaaccccactttttctcctcggataagagGGAAAAACCGGAGTTTTAAGGGGCCATTatagggataagggcccaaaattGTATATTGGGCTTTGGCCGAGGGCGTTGATTGGTTCGAGGACGAATAAGCAATAGTAAGGGTGTTAAGTTTAGAGTCCTATAAGTAGCATGCAAGTGGAAAGCTTAGGGAAGGTGGTCTGAGGAGACTTGTCTTATTGGATAAACGATGCACAGATCAAACGTATATTCTACCACTCAGAGTGACCTTCCAGGAGATTCCACTAAGAAGGACGTGCATTATGAACGTACTAGAAGAAGGGGAgctaggaaatatctaaggaaaaactgcTATCACCGCATTGAATGCCCTGCAGCCaactttctggccgcatttatgtggagaagatccttaaacagtgctgccttggctaccacaactcacagaaggccagagagggtgtctgatgggacaagcactcaagtagtgactcaaatgatcaacaagtgtaggatcaagatcatcaaaagggaactatataatgtaagagataCTCCATGGATAAAGGATCCGAAAATAACAAGAGAAACACTGTAGTAATTAAGAACCAACTCTGTAACTAAACTCGTAAGGAATATATAAGAACCGATCTCCTCAGACTGTGTCGATGACGATTTTCTCTAATTTAATTCAATCCGTGTCTCTGTTCTTGTCTATTGAGCCCACTTTATTTGTGATCCAACACATTttaacccagttttccaactcactctctacaaattcattattttgggctttttgggccttgGTCCATCCATCATTTGGGCTCGAgactcaaatctggtccttacaagTTTGTATATTGTTTGCTATGGTTGCTGagagaattaagaaaaaagGTATGTAAATGGTAATTTGGATGATTAGATTGTATGTGGATTGCTGCTTAGgctttttagtttatttgaattttgtgGTTGTAGAGAAAACCCcaggaaaagaatgaaaaattgaattttaattttgtgagtTCACGATTTTTGAGTTTTCTAAAGTTTCACTGTTTAGCTCAGTGAAGAAGTTGGTTTAGGATTAAAAATAGCTATTAGAGTGTTAACTTAAGTACTCAAAAATTCTTGGGTTCTAGAtggtttttttgcttttcttcttcGTTTTTCTCGCAAACCAAATGAGAGGGGattgatttgatatatattattttggtaGTGGaatttgaagatctatttatttgtttgtacGATTGGTTTGTATATTGTTTGCTATGGTTGCTGagagaattaagaaaaaaagtatgTAAATGGCAATTTGGATGATTAGATTGTATTTGGATTCCTGCTTaggttttttagtttatttgaattttgtgGTGAATATTTCTAGTAATTTGAAAAGacaacaaaaagaataaaaacttaaaatgaagttttgtaACAATCTCACTTGACTATAAAATCACATAAAT
The sequence above is drawn from the Quercus lobata isolate SW786 chromosome 12, ValleyOak3.0 Primary Assembly, whole genome shotgun sequence genome and encodes:
- the LOC115971712 gene encoding uncharacterized protein LOC115971712, translated to MGNDAMSKALNQISRSPFTHKIKEGVLLRRFTQPTFTMYNGQTDPVENVSHFNQRMAVYSKNEALMCKMFLFSLRSVAMRWFNGLAVGSVNSFRELTQAFGSYFITCNGDFDDVAIKTFKVGLPTEHGLRKSLIEKPTTNVRKLMEQIDKYKRVEEDQQ